The stretch of DNA GTCATAACTTGCGAATGAAACTAGCATGGCTCGCATACGGAAGTTGATCCAGCTAGTAGCGAGTAGCGCACGCATACAGGCATCGATCATCGGATATCCCGTTTCACCCTGAGACCAAGCCTCTAATAGGTGGGGGTGAGTCAGCTCATCGCGCAGACCGTCGTAAGCTGAAACCATGTTTTTGCTTTCGATGTGGGGTGCATCTTCAAGCTTTTGCATGAAATGACAATGCCAGCGTAGCCGTGCTTCAAAGGCACGTAGAGACTTTTTTGTAATCTTGGCAGCTGCTGGTGGGGCATCCTCGGCTAAAGCCAAATAATGCAGTAGTTGGTGGTAGATCTGGCGCATAGAGATAGTGCCGTAAGCGAGGTGGGTGCTGATGCGGCTGCAGCTATCTCCAGCGGTCACGGGGCTCGACATTTCAGTAGCATAGTTTTTGCCGCGGATCTCAAAAAAGCTACTCAGCGTCTTTGCGGCATGTGTGGCCCCACCTAATTGGAGAATTTTTGTTGTCGTGCGGTCTTTGCCAAAGGTATCTGCTCCCACTAGACCGGCAGATTTTATCGCGCCCCTGAAAACGACAGAACTACTTGGTAGTTGCACTATAGGCTCGGACATTCTCATGTTCCACCTTGCCGCCCATCCGTCACGAGATTGTAAGCGCCTTATGACACCGTTCTGCGAAAATTCCTGCCAAGAAATGCCGAATTCCTGGCAGTAATCCTTGACGCGTAGGTCTCTTTGGAAACTTAACTGATGTCCCGTTTCGCGATGTGAGTACAAGGCGGCGATGCCGTGGCTTCGGCGCAGATCATCGAGTACTGTTGGGATCTCACCGATACGCGTCACGAGTGGCACGCCCACACTGCTCAAGCTAGCCTCAAGTTCAGCGAGACATTGATTAAGGAAAAGGTGGTGCGACGTATGGTATTCATTTGCAGCAATGAAACTCGGCTCGTATACGTAGACAGCGACAGCGTTACCCGCCATCATCGCAGCTGCAAGGGGCGCATGATCGGCAAGGCGCAGATCTTTTTTAAGCCAGACTAAATTGAGTGGTATTTTGGTCATGGCAAGATGCCTTTAGATACAGTTGTGATTTACGAGTTGGGAGGCATCATTGATCATGCCACCTATCATGGTTGTGATCAAATTGCTACCTGGGTCCCGTAGACCGTGATAAAATTAAGCCAAGATCGAGATTTCAATTTTCGTATTTGGATGCAGGGTGACTACGCATAATTGCCAATTCGCTGCCCGTTGGGAGTGTCCAGCTGGGATGTATCTCCCCTCTCTCCTTTTAGGCTTTGCCTTGATCGGAGCTAGCACCGGCTTTGCTGGTGTTATTAGTTCGGATCCATCGATAAACTGTAGCGCTGCTGGTGGCGACGGGAAGGAATGCAGTGGTATCAGACCGAGTGTTTTGGAAGGCCGCTTTGGCGGTAATGTCGGACTTGATGCGTCTTTTGCCATACGTAGCCAAAAAAACTACAATTTGAGTTACGACGGATCCACGCAGTCTATGGGTCGCGATTTCCGCCTTGAGGATGGCATCGGGCTTAAATTGGGTGTGGACTGGCGTTTTCATTTTTTTGACTGGTTAGGACTCGTAGGCACTGTCGGTATCGATATGAATTCCATATCCTCACCCGATAGTTCAGACGAAACGAGCGGCAGCTCATACTCTGGCTCTGGACGCGCTATGGGTTACAACGAGTCAGTCAACTTGGGCTACACTGGCGGTTACCTCGGTGCCTCCATTTACGTCCCTGTACAGAAGATCACGCAAGCTGGATTTTTTGTAAGTGCGAGACGAACCCTCGTTAAGAAAGCCGAGTTAAGCATGAAATTTAGTCGCTACGGCGACGCTATTAAGCGCGAGGCGACTGTAGTCCACGCACCTCAGGAAATTGCCATGGGTTTTTTCTTGAGCGTATTCTATGTGAACTATGTCAAGCGTTTTGAATCATGGCGCATTGTACCGCAGGGGGGCGAATCTTACTCGCCATATACCGGTCATGCAGACGGCATTGAACTTGGGCTTAGCGGTCCCATTTGGAGTATCTGGCCTTGAGTCAGGGCACAGTTAATTTGTAACCAGATCATCAATCAAGCGACCATAGTTACAGAAAGCCGATAGATTCAGATCTACCTCAAAATCGATAATTTGCGGGTCATCGGTCTGCGATTCTTTGAGCGAGGTTTGGGCGACAATGTAGTCATCCCAAAGTTTGTAACGGTCCTGGATCGCAGCAGATAGATTGAAACTACCATCATCCCGGAGAAAATAACTCTGTCTATCGAATAACTGCTGCTGCGTCGCCTCGGGAATCAGCATGGTAAAGTACCGGGGAAAGTACATGGTCTCAAAGGGGATCACAGGATAAAGTGGGAAAAGCGCTTTTCCCTCGACATCTCGCCATGGCCGTTTTGGGAATACTAGATCAATCGCCCCATGATTTTGCGCTTTTTCTGTCGTTGTTTTGACCTGAAACATCCCTGGCTGCGAGCCAGAGTAAGTGACCGTCTTATAGGTAGGGACAGAGCTCGTAGCTAAAAGCAGCGTTGGCTGCCCGTGAATGGCCAGTAACGATACTTGCAGGTCGTCGTTGTATCGATTGTCCTTGGCCATCTTGACGAAGTGGTCTGCGGATGTATCGGTAAGTGCGTAAAATGGAGAGAGATGATCGCCCCGATCTTTGCTCGTAGCATCGGCGTAGCTGTCCCATCTGTAGAACGATTTTACAATATCGCGGAATCCGCGGTAGATGGCCTCGCGCACTTCTGCTGCTTTATCGATGACGATACCTTTTGGAGGTTTAGGTAACACGGCTTTAATCTTGGTAGTGAGTTTGCGTTTAGGTTTGCCATTGTTACAGTACAAGGAGAAAACTTTGCGAGGGTCCGTTGTGAGGGGGTCATCATTCTTTGTGATTGCGATTAGTTCTTTGTCCAAGGGTGTTAGATAACCGCGCACCTCATGCAGAGGGCCTAATTCCGCGGGAAGATAAATCCCGACAGGTGCGGAGACGCAGCCAGAGATGAGTAGTACAGCAAAAATTGCTTTAATGAGCATCGAGGATCACCTGGACGGCATCGTGGTTTTTCCACTTTTTCGATCTTAAATCGAGAGATTTTGGGGTGTATCCTTTGGCTTCGATGGTCACGGTTTCATCTTCGGGAAATATCACAACGGATGCCGGATGTCCGCTGCAGCTCACAGTTCGCGCACGCGGACCTTTGAATACTAATTTTGTACAAGATGGTACCGATGCGATGTTGAGCACAATTTTCTCGCGACTAATGCTTTCCCTTGCTGGTTG from Deltaproteobacteria bacterium encodes:
- a CDS encoding deoxyribodipyrimidine photo-lyase/cryptochrome family protein, which gives rise to MTKIPLNLVWLKKDLRLADHAPLAAAMMAGNAVAVYVYEPSFIAANEYHTSHHLFLNQCLAELEASLSSVGVPLVTRIGEIPTVLDDLRRSHGIAALYSHRETGHQLSFQRDLRVKDYCQEFGISWQEFSQNGVIRRLQSRDGWAARWNMRMSEPIVQLPSSSVVFRGAIKSAGLVGADTFGKDRTTTKILQLGGATHAAKTLSSFFEIRGKNYATEMSSPVTAGDSCSRISTHLAYGTISMRQIYHQLLHYLALAEDAPPAAAKITKKSLRAFEARLRWHCHFMQKLEDAPHIESKNMVSAYDGLRDELTHPHLLEAWSQGETGYPMIDACMRALLATSWINFRMRAMLVSFASYDLWLPWQLTARHLARHFLDFEPGIHYSQVQMQSGTTGINTIRIYNPTKQLLDHDPEGTFVKRYLPELTMVPKEYLAEPWTMPQGLQKEIGCIIGRDYPDPIVDHATAVKAARQKLGTARRSNNAKAEAKEILAKHGSRKRPSRRKSHREGD